A region of Halalkaliarchaeum desulfuricum DNA encodes the following proteins:
- a CDS encoding tyrosine-type recombinase/integrase, with product MHSEPISPETAVEEFMQSKEHEVSAATIQNLRYRLKQFRLWTEQTGLDDMRELSGRDCERWKLARANAGLAPVTMRAHMRTFRQFIRWCGVVGYCKPDLHELVRIPEVDKADRRRDDAISYERAQRIVSYLEQFEYASRRHIVFGILWHTAMRTGSLRALDVDDVVHADDGTMYLKVRHRPETETPLKLGAEGERNVTIADPTLSSAIEDWVKHQRPPVEDEYEREPLIATRQGRAAKTTIRVGVYRATQPCHTDECCHGRVRENCEYVERNRLASCPSAISPHALRRSAITSHLKQGVPKEIVSERASVSMDTLSEHYDVRTEEQARSTRQEYIDDLRF from the coding sequence ATGCACAGCGAACCCATTTCGCCCGAGACAGCAGTGGAAGAGTTTATGCAGAGCAAGGAGCACGAGGTTTCGGCTGCGACGATCCAGAACCTCCGCTATCGGCTGAAACAGTTCCGTCTTTGGACGGAACAGACAGGTTTGGACGATATGCGAGAGCTCAGTGGGCGTGACTGCGAACGATGGAAACTCGCACGAGCAAACGCTGGGCTCGCACCTGTAACGATGCGTGCCCACATGCGCACGTTCCGTCAGTTCATCCGGTGGTGCGGTGTCGTGGGCTACTGCAAACCCGATCTCCACGAACTTGTCCGAATTCCGGAGGTGGACAAAGCCGATCGTCGGCGCGACGATGCGATCTCCTACGAGCGAGCCCAGCGCATCGTCTCGTACCTCGAACAGTTCGAATACGCTTCGCGCCGGCACATTGTCTTTGGTATCCTATGGCATACTGCAATGCGAACCGGGAGCCTCCGAGCCCTCGACGTCGACGATGTGGTTCATGCGGACGACGGGACGATGTATCTGAAAGTCCGGCATCGTCCTGAGACGGAAACGCCCCTCAAATTGGGGGCGGAAGGCGAACGCAACGTCACAATCGCAGATCCCACGCTTTCGTCTGCTATCGAAGATTGGGTGAAACATCAACGTCCCCCTGTCGAGGACGAGTATGAACGGGAACCGTTGATCGCCACACGTCAGGGACGGGCTGCCAAAACGACTATCCGGGTTGGTGTGTACCGGGCGACACAACCGTGTCACACCGACGAGTGTTGCCACGGGAGGGTGAGGGAGAACTGCGAATACGTTGAGCGCAACCGCCTAGCAAGCTGTCCAAGTGCGATCTCGCCCCATGCTCTGCGACGATCCGCGATCACGTCGCACCTGAAACAGGGCGTTCCCAAGGAGATCGTCTCCGAGCGTGCAAGTGTAAGTATGGATACACTATCAGAACACTACGACGTCCGGACTGAAGAGCAAGCAAGATCGACTCGACAAGAATACATCGACGATCTCCGCTTCTAA
- a CDS encoding Cdc6/Cdc18 family protein, producing the protein MIRDARVLQDDHLPREIVHRHSEMSQLAGALEPVVDGDKPQHAVLTGPSGAGKTCIARATLDRLEEQVLDVHTAHVDCWLHTSDFRVLYKLLESVGTTYDIHRTTPLDELLLRLEEIDKPYLVVLDEADQLEDPGLLRQLYAIPRVTMVLIANRERDLFDPLDSRLQSRLRSSEHVAFDKYSHGELVAILSDRVEWGLAQDVVTDDQLDRMATAACGNARDAIGILRTAARRAERDGATELRTADIEAAIPEARTELRQKSLDRLSSHQLAVYEVLRSGGELMPKEIYSRYEDRVDEPRSKRTIRTYLRKLEQYNLVESEGRGPSRRYEIVTK; encoded by the coding sequence ATGATTCGGGACGCGCGGGTCCTGCAGGACGATCACCTCCCGCGGGAGATCGTCCACCGCCACAGCGAGATGTCCCAGCTCGCCGGGGCGCTGGAGCCCGTCGTCGACGGGGACAAGCCCCAGCACGCCGTGTTGACCGGCCCCTCGGGCGCCGGGAAGACCTGCATCGCGCGGGCGACCCTCGATCGGCTCGAAGAGCAGGTGCTCGACGTCCACACCGCCCACGTCGACTGCTGGCTGCACACGAGCGACTTCCGGGTTCTGTACAAGCTGCTGGAGAGCGTCGGAACCACCTACGACATCCATCGAACGACGCCGCTCGACGAACTGCTCTTGCGTCTCGAGGAGATCGACAAGCCGTACCTGGTGGTGCTCGACGAGGCCGACCAGCTGGAGGATCCAGGCCTCCTGCGGCAGCTGTACGCGATCCCGCGGGTGACGATGGTGCTGATCGCTAACCGCGAACGGGACCTGTTCGATCCCCTCGACAGCCGGCTCCAGTCGCGGCTCCGGAGCAGCGAGCACGTCGCCTTCGACAAGTACAGCCACGGGGAGCTCGTGGCGATCCTCTCCGACCGGGTCGAGTGGGGGCTCGCCCAGGACGTTGTGACCGACGACCAGCTGGACCGGATGGCGACGGCCGCCTGCGGGAACGCCCGGGACGCGATCGGGATCCTTCGCACCGCCGCCCGCAGAGCGGAACGGGACGGCGCGACTGAACTCCGGACGGCCGACATCGAGGCCGCGATCCCGGAAGCCAGAACGGAACTGCGACAGAAGAGCCTCGATCGCCTCTCCTCCCACCAGCTCGCGGTCTACGAGGTGCTCCGGAGCGGGGGCGAGCTCATGCCCAAGGAGATCTACTCCCGGTACGAGGATCGCGTCGACGAGCCCAGATCGAAGCGCACGATCCGGACGTACCTCCGAAAGCTCGAGCAGTACAACCTCGTCGAAAGCGAGGGTCGCGGGCCGAGTCGCAGATACGAGATCGTAACGAAGTAG
- a CDS encoding type B DNA-directed DNA polymerase translates to MPFSIEFADGAVLEWHATADGARVRCVPDYEPTIYVASRSADGFSPLESVLHDRTDVSRTSRERWRTAFRNDPESVLRIDVTSIDRVRPLSGWIRRYGRPGTYRLFNVDLSPGFRYCLERDVTPLPDRELRTLELGDPTPGVSEAPVTAVDIGGESPSCDRIDGDPEHVIGTLSDRLEREDPDVLVCSSAELVPALFETATAHDCGFQLGRRPGYEQLAGATTYESYGRVGHSPARYNVPGRVIVDLSNTFFYHETNLEGCLDLVERSRKPLQELSWASIGNVLTAIQIGEALARGVLVPWKSWRHELPKTMRQLHEGDRGGFTFAPAVGVHEDVHELDFSSLYPNIIRTRNVSPETVRCECHPDRQDVPDLGYSICEQPGYLPDVLGPIIDDRDAIKAELEALDDAADPARRDALSGRSAALKWILVSCFGYQGFSNAKFGRIECHEAINAFAREILLDAKAALEDAGWRVLHGIVDSLWITAREDATQQRLSAVVETVTSSTEIRLEQEATYDWIAFVPVRDGEAGALTKYFGRRCDGEYKYRGIECRQRSTPSFVADCQRDLIDTFDATRDPAAVCDRLAVWIDRLESGVDPARLRVTRRTSKRADEYTRRTRTVAALQRADDRGIAPAPGQDVEYVVVDDDKRSRDRVKLAHEADDYDADFYRERLIRAAESVLSPVGWTREEIEAALGETRDATLRRFHDARH, encoded by the coding sequence ATGCCCTTTTCGATTGAGTTCGCGGACGGGGCGGTACTGGAGTGGCACGCGACCGCAGACGGTGCTCGCGTTCGGTGCGTCCCGGACTACGAACCGACGATATACGTCGCGTCGCGGTCCGCAGACGGATTTTCCCCGCTCGAGTCGGTCCTGCACGACCGGACTGACGTCAGCCGCACCTCGCGGGAACGCTGGCGCACCGCGTTCAGAAACGATCCGGAGTCGGTGCTCCGGATCGACGTCACCTCGATCGACCGGGTTCGGCCGCTTTCCGGGTGGATCCGGCGCTATGGTCGTCCCGGCACGTACCGACTCTTCAACGTCGACCTGTCCCCGGGATTTCGGTACTGTCTCGAACGCGACGTCACGCCGCTTCCCGATCGGGAACTCCGCACGCTGGAACTCGGCGACCCCACGCCGGGGGTTTCGGAGGCTCCGGTCACTGCCGTCGACATCGGCGGTGAGTCGCCTTCGTGCGACCGGATCGATGGCGATCCGGAACACGTCATCGGGACGCTTTCGGATCGGCTGGAACGGGAGGATCCTGACGTTCTCGTCTGCTCTTCTGCGGAGCTGGTCCCCGCGCTGTTCGAGACCGCAACCGCCCACGACTGTGGCTTCCAGCTCGGGCGCCGTCCCGGGTACGAACAGCTGGCGGGCGCGACGACCTACGAGAGTTACGGCCGGGTCGGTCACTCGCCGGCCCGGTACAACGTTCCCGGACGAGTCATCGTCGACCTGTCGAACACGTTCTTCTACCACGAGACGAACCTGGAGGGCTGTCTCGACCTGGTGGAACGGTCGCGGAAACCGCTCCAGGAGCTGTCGTGGGCGTCGATCGGGAACGTCCTCACCGCGATCCAGATCGGGGAGGCGCTCGCCCGCGGCGTGCTGGTCCCCTGGAAGAGCTGGCGCCACGAACTCCCGAAGACGATGCGCCAGCTCCACGAGGGCGACCGCGGCGGCTTCACGTTCGCCCCCGCGGTCGGCGTTCACGAGGACGTTCACGAACTGGACTTCTCCTCGCTGTACCCCAACATCATCCGGACCCGAAACGTCAGTCCCGAGACGGTCCGCTGTGAGTGTCACCCGGATCGCCAGGACGTCCCCGACCTCGGCTACAGCATCTGTGAGCAGCCGGGCTATCTTCCGGACGTCCTTGGGCCGATCATCGACGATCGGGACGCGATCAAAGCCGAACTCGAAGCGTTGGACGACGCCGCGGATCCGGCGCGGCGGGACGCCCTGTCGGGACGATCGGCGGCACTGAAGTGGATCCTCGTCTCCTGTTTCGGCTACCAGGGGTTTTCGAACGCGAAGTTCGGGCGGATCGAGTGCCACGAGGCGATCAACGCCTTCGCCCGCGAGATCCTGCTCGACGCCAAGGCGGCCCTCGAAGACGCGGGCTGGCGGGTCCTCCACGGGATCGTCGACAGTCTCTGGATCACTGCCCGCGAGGACGCCACACAGCAGCGACTGTCGGCGGTCGTCGAGACGGTCACGTCGTCGACGGAGATCCGGCTGGAACAGGAGGCGACCTACGACTGGATCGCGTTCGTGCCGGTCCGCGACGGCGAGGCGGGCGCGCTCACGAAGTACTTCGGCCGACGGTGTGACGGCGAGTACAAATACCGGGGCATCGAGTGCCGCCAGCGGAGCACGCCCTCGTTCGTGGCCGACTGTCAGCGCGACCTGATCGACACGTTCGACGCGACGCGCGATCCGGCGGCGGTCTGTGATCGCCTGGCCGTCTGGATCGACCGGCTCGAATCCGGCGTCGATCCGGCCCGGTTACGGGTCACGCGGCGCACGTCGAAGCGCGCCGACGAGTATACCCGCCGGACGCGGACGGTCGCGGCCCTGCAACGGGCGGACGACAGGGGCATCGCTCCCGCGCCGGGACAGGACGTCGAATACGTCGTCGTGGACGACGACAAACGCTCCAGGGATCGCGTCAAGCTCGCGCACGAAGCCGACGACTACGACGCCGACTTCTATCGGGAGCGATTGATCCGCGCCGCCGAGAGCGTTCTCTCACCCGTCGGGTGGACCCGCGAGGAGATCGAGGCCGCACTCGGCGAAACGCGGGACGCGACGCTTAGGCGGTTCCACGACGCCCGGCACTGA
- a CDS encoding P-loop NTPase family protein, whose amino-acid sequence MISSLPGGHTTPELPSLEPGIQLLRLDSEASRAVHALTVDHVLLSAGDACWIDTGPHARSAPFVELAPSDRILDRIRLARGFTPFQHLGLIGSLPESLSDRTELVVVPDIDGRYRDDDLLTGEGQELLLSAIAALARIVREHEIPVLVTRVADDEFGRPIVQAASRELHCRTTPFGPRFRTDDGGEETLVYPVDGGRSLQTTLAFWKRVLAARTTLYDAPGLNREVTHRGSN is encoded by the coding sequence ATGATCAGTTCACTGCCAGGCGGACACACTACCCCGGAGCTTCCGAGCCTCGAACCGGGTATACAGCTTCTCCGCCTCGATTCGGAGGCGTCACGGGCCGTTCACGCGCTGACTGTCGATCACGTCCTGCTGTCGGCGGGCGACGCCTGTTGGATCGATACCGGGCCACACGCACGGTCGGCGCCGTTCGTCGAACTCGCGCCGTCCGACAGGATCCTCGACCGCATTCGCCTCGCTCGCGGGTTCACGCCGTTTCAGCATCTGGGGCTGATCGGATCGCTGCCCGAATCGCTGTCCGATCGCACCGAGCTGGTCGTCGTCCCCGATATCGACGGTCGCTACCGGGACGACGATCTCCTCACTGGAGAGGGACAGGAGCTGCTCCTGTCGGCAATCGCGGCTCTCGCCCGGATCGTCCGGGAACACGAGATTCCCGTCCTGGTCACGCGGGTGGCGGACGACGAGTTCGGCAGGCCGATTGTGCAGGCGGCATCCCGGGAGCTCCACTGTCGCACGACGCCGTTCGGCCCTCGATTCCGAACCGACGACGGGGGCGAGGAAACGCTCGTGTATCCGGTCGACGGCGGGAGGAGCCTACAGACGACGCTCGCGTTCTGGAAGCGCGTGCTCGCCGCCCGGACGACGCTGTACGACGCCCCCGGGCTCAATCGGGAGGTGACCCACCGTGGGTCGAACTAA
- a CDS encoding DedA family protein, with translation MYEAFVDAVFAFLLYVGLPALFVFFVLKGAFVGKPIPTTVILPGYVLAISATREEMVVIVAVSSTGYVIGQLIIYTLARREGLASIQSSERFAIPSERIEQAERWLTRYGGVGVFVTNFVPYLRGLIFIPAGIARYPVPKLVFFALSSTLIYHAVIVAVAVGIVRAIF, from the coding sequence ATGTATGAAGCGTTCGTCGACGCCGTGTTCGCGTTTCTCCTGTACGTCGGGCTCCCCGCACTGTTCGTCTTTTTCGTCCTGAAGGGGGCGTTCGTCGGCAAGCCGATTCCGACGACAGTGATCCTTCCGGGGTACGTGCTGGCGATATCGGCCACCCGAGAGGAGATGGTCGTCATCGTCGCTGTCTCGTCGACCGGTTACGTCATCGGACAGCTGATCATCTACACCCTGGCGCGCCGGGAGGGACTGGCCTCAATCCAGTCGTCCGAGCGGTTCGCGATCCCGTCCGAGCGGATCGAGCAGGCCGAGCGGTGGCTGACCCGGTACGGCGGCGTCGGCGTGTTCGTCACGAACTTCGTCCCGTATCTCCGGGGCCTGATCTTCATTCCGGCCGGGATCGCACGCTACCCCGTCCCGAAGCTGGTGTTTTTCGCCCTCTCGTCGACGCTGATCTATCACGCCGTCATCGTCGCGGTCGCGGTCGGCATCGTCAGGGCGATCTTTTGA
- the fer gene encoding ferredoxin Fer: MVTPSEVLNVDDDADEAEIRRAYRERIKEAHPDQGGSMEEFQLVRRAYRLLKKRAQNGGDGDAEVDLTDVGDATVEVGPTTVQYLDYEVVADRGWDLHDDDLFGKAAIADLPPEAYGRLLVEPEETLLEAAENRGFVWPFSCRGGACANCAVYLVEGELSQPVNHIMPEELSDAGFRLSCNGYPASDELKVVFNVKHLPELDDLILPPGPFAWAHSE, encoded by the coding sequence ATGGTGACCCCGTCCGAGGTGTTGAACGTCGACGACGACGCCGACGAAGCCGAGATCCGGCGTGCCTACCGCGAGCGGATCAAGGAGGCCCATCCCGACCAGGGCGGCAGCATGGAGGAGTTCCAGCTCGTCAGGCGCGCCTATCGGCTGTTGAAAAAGCGTGCGCAAAACGGGGGCGACGGCGACGCGGAGGTCGATCTCACGGACGTCGGCGACGCGACGGTCGAGGTCGGACCCACAACCGTCCAGTATCTCGATTACGAAGTCGTCGCCGACCGCGGCTGGGACCTGCACGACGACGACCTGTTCGGGAAGGCGGCGATCGCGGACCTTCCGCCGGAGGCGTACGGCCGACTGCTCGTCGAGCCCGAGGAGACGCTGCTGGAGGCGGCCGAAAACCGGGGGTTCGTCTGGCCGTTCTCCTGTCGGGGCGGCGCCTGCGCGAACTGCGCGGTGTATCTCGTCGAGGGCGAACTTTCCCAGCCCGTCAACCACATCATGCCCGAAGAGCTTTCCGACGCCGGCTTCCGGCTCTCGTGTAACGGATACCCCGCCAGCGACGAGTTGAAGGTGGTTTTCAACGTGAAACACCTCCCCGAACTCGACGACCTGATACTGCCGCCGGGTCCGTTCGCGTGGGCGCATTCGGAGTGA
- a CDS encoding winged helix-turn-helix domain-containing protein, which translates to MNASLTQARRDVPDGHPSVSDAEPEADPTDVLSALGDPDCRRLLSACEERPRTAQECAEACDLPLSTVYRKLEQLGDAGLLEEGRRIRSRNNHPSEFSTTFDTLAVSLRAGDELSVDFRQVAADGDGRESDPERR; encoded by the coding sequence ATGAACGCCTCCCTGACCCAGGCTCGACGCGACGTTCCGGATGGACATCCGAGCGTATCCGACGCCGAGCCCGAGGCGGATCCGACCGACGTCCTTTCGGCACTGGGCGACCCGGACTGCCGGCGGCTGCTGTCCGCCTGCGAGGAACGTCCCCGGACCGCACAGGAGTGTGCCGAGGCGTGTGACCTGCCGCTGTCGACGGTGTACCGGAAACTCGAACAGCTCGGCGATGCCGGACTCCTCGAGGAAGGGCGGCGCATTCGCTCTCGAAACAACCACCCCTCCGAGTTCTCGACGACCTTCGACACCCTCGCCGTCTCGCTTCGGGCCGGCGACGAACTGTCGGTCGACTTCCGCCAGGTCGCCGCCGACGGCGACGGTCGGGAGTCCGATCCGGAACGACGATGA
- a CDS encoding DUF7560 family zinc ribbon protein: MSESPTDDYAFECSDCGEEFEVNAGMRKALLTHGCPVCGATVDEEAFTSIAQS; this comes from the coding sequence ATGAGCGAATCCCCAACCGACGACTACGCGTTCGAGTGTTCCGACTGCGGCGAGGAGTTCGAGGTCAACGCCGGGATGCGGAAGGCGCTTTTGACCCACGGCTGTCCGGTTTGCGGTGCGACAGTCGACGAGGAGGCGTTCACGTCGATCGCACAGTCGTGA
- a CDS encoding pyridoxamine 5'-phosphate oxidase family protein translates to MALDQQTEMAPEEIEELLGRHETAVLSLANADEPYAIPISYGYDADSNRFYFRLVSTPESEKRAFLTSSPRARIVIYEEVDPIYRSVVAKGTLERIDPDEMSVEHVVQYGDTKKPLFEIWGESKRDLDIQLYQLDVESVGGRRIDLEEHGDDSVEE, encoded by the coding sequence ATGGCTTTGGACCAGCAGACAGAGATGGCTCCCGAGGAGATCGAGGAGTTGCTCGGCCGCCACGAGACCGCCGTGTTGTCGCTGGCGAACGCGGACGAGCCGTACGCGATCCCGATCTCGTACGGGTACGACGCCGACTCGAACCGGTTTTACTTTCGTCTCGTCTCGACGCCCGAAAGCGAAAAGCGGGCGTTTCTCACCTCTTCGCCCCGCGCGAGAATCGTTATCTACGAGGAGGTCGACCCGATCTACCGGAGCGTCGTCGCCAAAGGCACCCTCGAACGGATAGATCCGGACGAAATGAGCGTCGAACACGTCGTCCAGTACGGCGACACCAAGAAACCGCTGTTCGAGATCTGGGGGGAGTCGAAACGGGATCTGGACATCCAGCTGTACCAGCTCGACGTCGAATCGGTCGGCGGTCGGCGGATCGATCTGGAGGAACACGGAGACGACTCGGTCGAGGAGTGA
- a CDS encoding helix-turn-helix domain-containing protein: protein MSSGIRATVVFSSPDVCPIVQISAATDSVIDNVSTSVASCSSFDSNSRDAGGASRVTGSVTEFVVDADSPPEDVPAELVFSYGDKHLYRLAHDGTVGCPCECLGEFGCPPHRYVARHGTLELVFHAADYDQLQTVIGELRERFPGTDIRRLVRSPSEDAESDTVFVDRGRLTDRQLEVLRTAYEKGYFDRPRRANATEIAAELGINQSTFSEHLVAAQTKLLADVFEDGT, encoded by the coding sequence ATGTCTTCCGGAATTCGCGCTACCGTCGTGTTCTCCTCGCCCGACGTCTGTCCGATCGTCCAGATTTCCGCCGCCACCGACTCCGTAATCGACAACGTCTCCACGAGCGTCGCCTCCTGTTCCAGTTTCGACTCAAACTCCCGGGACGCCGGCGGAGCGAGCCGCGTCACCGGAAGCGTTACGGAGTTCGTCGTCGACGCGGACTCCCCCCCGGAGGACGTCCCCGCAGAGCTGGTGTTTTCCTACGGCGACAAACACCTCTACCGGCTCGCCCACGACGGAACCGTCGGCTGCCCCTGTGAGTGTCTCGGAGAGTTCGGCTGTCCCCCACACCGGTACGTGGCGCGTCACGGCACACTCGAACTCGTGTTTCACGCCGCCGACTACGACCAACTACAGACAGTTATCGGGGAACTCCGCGAGCGGTTCCCCGGGACGGACATCCGTCGTCTCGTCCGGTCACCCTCCGAAGACGCGGAAAGCGACACCGTCTTCGTCGACAGGGGCAGGCTCACCGACCGGCAGCTCGAGGTGCTCCGGACGGCCTACGAGAAGGGTTACTTCGATCGGCCCCGGAGGGCGAACGCGACCGAGATCGCCGCGGAGCTCGGCATAAACCAGTCGACGTTCTCGGAACACCTGGTGGCCGCACAGACGAAGCTTCTCGCGGACGTCTTCGAGGACGGTACTTGA
- a CDS encoding winged helix-turn-helix domain-containing protein, with amino-acid sequence MDPTSSQRYRRHSREDPRHETFQDDDVIQRVLEPLDDPDCLEILDAIDEEPLSAREIAETCDLPLSTSYRKLELLVDAGIVAQGVRLSSSGSHTSEYERLVDDVKLSVTPDGFTLRISRRDVDRR; translated from the coding sequence ATGGATCCGACGTCCTCGCAACGCTACCGACGACATTCCCGGGAGGATCCTCGCCACGAGACGTTCCAGGACGATGACGTCATCCAGCGCGTGCTGGAGCCACTCGACGATCCCGACTGTCTCGAGATCCTCGATGCGATCGACGAGGAGCCGCTTTCGGCCCGCGAGATCGCCGAGACGTGTGACCTCCCGCTGTCGACGAGCTACCGGAAGCTCGAACTGCTCGTCGACGCGGGTATCGTGGCGCAAGGTGTTCGGCTCTCTTCGTCGGGGAGCCACACGTCCGAGTACGAGCGTCTCGTCGACGACGTGAAACTCTCGGTCACCCCGGACGGGTTCACCCTCCGAATCTCCCGGCGGGACGTCGACCGTCGGTGA
- a CDS encoding universal stress protein — MGRLSEGGTLLVPISNPDTRDRLMDTAIDIARERSMRIVVLHVVDVPPQIPLSQGSAVLSEDDAERQLLSSATEQARDAGVEVDTRLRYARDVATGIVGAVEEYDADGLLAGWHGRPRRRDIVLGSFLDRLLAEAPCDLFVKRIRAPSAEIESILVPAAGGPHGDLAVELAGAIAAQHGATVHLLHVRSPDSSEPDREGTEALFSEYESLLEPFGVEVTTQTVEHDHVAGAITDETQHHELTVLGASQEPFLKRKLVGSVAEGVGRAAENSVIMVRGGPEEKD; from the coding sequence ATGGGCAGACTTTCGGAGGGCGGGACCCTTCTGGTTCCGATATCCAACCCCGACACGCGGGACCGACTCATGGACACTGCGATCGATATCGCCCGGGAGCGCTCGATGCGGATCGTGGTGCTTCACGTCGTCGACGTGCCGCCACAGATCCCGTTGTCTCAGGGAAGTGCGGTACTCTCCGAGGACGACGCGGAACGGCAGTTGCTATCATCCGCTACCGAACAGGCGAGAGATGCAGGCGTCGAAGTCGATACCAGGCTCCGTTACGCGCGGGACGTCGCGACCGGCATCGTCGGGGCAGTCGAGGAGTACGATGCCGACGGATTGCTCGCCGGCTGGCACGGACGCCCCCGGCGACGGGACATCGTGCTCGGGAGCTTCCTGGATCGACTCCTCGCGGAGGCGCCCTGTGACCTGTTCGTCAAGCGGATCCGCGCTCCGTCGGCGGAGATCGAATCGATCCTGGTCCCGGCAGCCGGCGGCCCACACGGCGACCTGGCGGTCGAACTGGCCGGGGCGATCGCGGCACAACACGGTGCGACAGTCCACCTGCTGCACGTCCGCTCCCCAGACTCTTCCGAGCCCGACCGGGAGGGGACGGAGGCGCTGTTTTCCGAATACGAATCGTTGCTCGAGCCGTTCGGCGTCGAGGTGACGACTCAAACCGTCGAACACGATCACGTCGCGGGCGCGATCACCGACGAGACACAACACCACGAGCTCACGGTTCTCGGCGCGAGCCAGGAGCCATTCCTCAAGCGCAAACTGGTCGGATCGGTCGCAGAAGGCGTCGGACGGGCCGCCGAAAACTCGGTGATTATGGTTCGTGGAGGGCCCGAAGAGAAGGACTGA
- a CDS encoding 30S ribosomal protein S19e has translation MVTLYDVPAEDLIEEVADRLADRIEEPAWAGLVKGGAHNELPPQQDDFWYVRTASLLRKVAMNGPIGVERLATEYGGKKRGSNRYRVAPGSHAGGSRKLIRAALQSLEEEDLVETAQGEGRRITDEGRAFLDDAAADVFESLDRPDLERYA, from the coding sequence ATGGTAACTCTCTACGACGTCCCGGCGGAGGACCTCATCGAGGAGGTCGCCGACCGGCTCGCGGATCGAATCGAGGAGCCGGCGTGGGCCGGCCTCGTCAAGGGCGGTGCACACAACGAACTTCCCCCCCAACAGGACGACTTCTGGTACGTCCGGACTGCGAGCCTGCTCCGGAAGGTCGCGATGAACGGCCCGATCGGCGTCGAACGGCTCGCCACCGAGTACGGCGGCAAGAAACGCGGATCGAACCGATACCGGGTCGCGCCCGGCAGCCACGCCGGCGGCTCCCGGAAGCTCATCCGGGCGGCGCTCCAGAGCCTCGAGGAGGAGGACCTCGTCGAGACCGCACAGGGCGAGGGACGCCGCATCACGGACGAAGGGCGGGCGTTCCTCGACGACGCCGCCGCGGACGTCTTCGAATCGCTCGACCGGCCGGACCTCGAGCGCTACGCCTGA
- a CDS encoding DNA-binding protein yields the protein MSGNPDDERLEELREQKLQELQDRAQEGDTAEAQEAAQERADAQQEAILRQYLTDGARQRLNAVEMSKPQFAKQVKQQVVALAQSGRLQDRIDEDQMRDLLKELQPDSKSFDIRRR from the coding sequence ATGAGTGGCAACCCCGACGACGAACGGCTCGAAGAGCTTCGAGAACAGAAGCTCCAGGAGCTCCAGGATCGCGCCCAGGAGGGCGACACAGCAGAAGCCCAGGAGGCCGCCCAGGAGCGTGCAGACGCCCAGCAGGAGGCGATCCTCCGGCAGTACCTCACCGACGGGGCCCGCCAGCGGCTCAACGCCGTGGAGATGTCGAAGCCGCAGTTCGCGAAACAGGTGAAACAGCAGGTCGTCGCGCTGGCCCAGAGCGGTCGGCTCCAGGACCGCATCGACGAAGACCAGATGCGGGATCTGCTGAAGGAACTGCAGCCCGACTCGAAGAGCTTCGACATCCGACGCCGGTAG
- a CDS encoding DUF7411 family protein, with protein MDLALLYSGGKDSSLAALLVDSFYDVRLVTAHFDATDDWQHAETAAEAIGFPFETIVLEAEVAEEAIARMREDGYPRRGIQYVHERALEAVAERDVDAVADGTRRDDRVPTVSRAQAQSLEDRHDVDYIAPLSGFGRHAVDRLVEATFDVQTGPSEEVPKADYEGELRRLLTEKYGDDAVAEVFPDHDQTYVHGFRE; from the coding sequence ATGGATCTCGCACTCCTGTACAGCGGCGGGAAGGACTCCTCGCTGGCCGCGCTCCTCGTGGACTCGTTTTACGACGTGCGGCTGGTGACGGCCCACTTCGACGCCACCGACGACTGGCAGCACGCCGAAACCGCCGCCGAGGCGATCGGCTTCCCGTTCGAGACGATCGTCCTCGAGGCGGAAGTGGCCGAGGAAGCCATCGCACGGATGCGAGAGGACGGCTATCCCCGCCGTGGGATCCAGTACGTCCACGAACGGGCGCTGGAGGCGGTCGCCGAGCGCGACGTCGACGCCGTCGCCGACGGTACCCGCCGGGACGACCGGGTGCCGACGGTGTCGCGGGCACAGGCCCAGTCGCTGGAGGATCGCCACGACGTCGACTACATCGCACCCCTCTCCGGGTTCGGCCGGCACGCGGTCGACCGGCTGGTCGAGGCGACGTTCGACGTCCAGACCGGTCCCAGCGAGGAGGTCCCGAAAGCCGACTACGAGGGCGAACTCCGGCGGTTGCTTACCGAGAAATACGGCGATGACGCCGTCGCCGAAGTGTTCCCGGATCACGACCAGACGTACGTGCACGGCTTCCGGGAGTGA